One genomic segment of Salinigranum rubrum includes these proteins:
- a CDS encoding amino acid permease translates to MKELERDLGLPSVLAISIGAMIGSGIFILPALALEIAGPAVILAYALAGLLVVPAALSKSEMATAMPEAGGTYIYIERGMGPLLGTIAGVGTWFSLSFKGALALVGGVPYLLLLFDLPLKPVALGLAGVLILINVVGAKQTGRLQVAIVVVMLAALGWFAAGSAPSVQSANYVNFFADGLGGLLAATGLVFVSYAGVTKVASIAEEVEDPGRNIPLGILGSLAFTTVLYVAIVAVLVGVTDPGSVAGSLTPVAVAAESTLGQTGVVIVILAAILALISTANAGILSSSRYPFAMSRDNLVPPSFSTVSERFGTPVNSITLTGAVLLVLIAFVPILDIAKLASAFQILVFGLINLAVVAFREGSAEYEPEFTSPLYPWVQVFGAITGVLLLTQMGTVALVGAVVITIGSIGWYLFYVRPRVSREGAATDAVRRRVGRNVLTETRSTVDDTHREVLVALTKNLDENRERSLVALAADLVRPDDGRVVVVRFEEVPDQAPLTENMTVQSPSDISYETRIESLSTELDIDIEADEIVSHDTKHAIVNFAGNRGVDTIVAEHEPLRLRSRLFGDPIDWVVRHAPCDVLLVDNLGYERPAHVALSGDGGPYPPLSVNVAEAIAAANDGDISLWYPAERKDTAQYKRTIDDYQSELSEMLSVPVRAKSIRADGGRPSNSDVVVRRGTDERMRNILFDDRPVFPSPGCTTITVYPRESRRPRFAQRLLERLTF, encoded by the coding sequence ATGAAAGAACTGGAACGCGACTTGGGTCTGCCTTCCGTCCTCGCGATTAGTATCGGCGCGATGATCGGCAGTGGTATCTTTATTCTGCCTGCTCTCGCCCTCGAGATCGCGGGGCCAGCAGTGATTCTCGCATATGCTCTTGCCGGACTACTCGTCGTGCCGGCAGCACTTTCGAAGTCGGAGATGGCGACTGCGATGCCCGAGGCCGGGGGAACGTACATCTACATCGAGCGAGGGATGGGCCCGTTACTTGGCACCATCGCCGGCGTCGGAACGTGGTTCTCCCTCTCGTTCAAGGGCGCACTCGCGCTCGTTGGTGGCGTCCCGTACTTGCTCCTGTTGTTCGATCTGCCATTGAAACCGGTTGCGCTGGGACTCGCGGGCGTGTTGATACTGATAAACGTCGTCGGCGCGAAGCAGACGGGCCGTTTACAGGTCGCAATCGTCGTCGTCATGTTGGCTGCTCTCGGGTGGTTCGCCGCCGGGAGCGCACCCAGCGTTCAGTCGGCAAATTACGTGAACTTCTTCGCCGACGGACTCGGTGGACTCCTCGCTGCAACCGGGTTAGTCTTCGTTTCCTACGCCGGTGTCACGAAAGTCGCGAGTATCGCCGAGGAGGTAGAAGATCCCGGCCGTAATATCCCGCTCGGCATTCTCGGGTCGCTCGCGTTCACGACGGTCCTGTACGTGGCTATCGTGGCAGTCTTGGTCGGCGTGACGGATCCGGGAAGTGTCGCCGGTTCACTGACGCCGGTCGCGGTCGCTGCAGAGTCGACACTCGGTCAAACCGGCGTCGTCATCGTCATCCTTGCAGCGATCCTCGCGCTCATTTCGACGGCCAACGCGGGAATCCTCTCCTCGTCGCGCTACCCGTTCGCGATGAGCCGAGACAACCTCGTTCCGCCGTCTTTCTCGACCGTGAGTGAGCGATTCGGGACACCCGTGAACTCGATCACGCTCACCGGTGCGGTACTGTTGGTGCTCATCGCGTTCGTCCCGATTCTCGACATCGCCAAACTCGCCAGCGCGTTCCAGATACTGGTGTTCGGACTCATCAACCTGGCCGTTGTCGCCTTCCGTGAGGGTAGCGCCGAGTACGAACCCGAGTTCACCTCACCACTGTACCCCTGGGTGCAGGTCTTCGGTGCGATTACCGGGGTACTCTTGTTGACACAGATGGGGACGGTTGCCCTCGTCGGTGCCGTCGTGATCACCATCGGGAGCATCGGCTGGTACCTGTTCTACGTCCGCCCACGGGTGAGCCGAGAGGGAGCGGCGACGGACGCGGTTCGTCGTCGCGTCGGACGGAACGTACTCACGGAAACTCGATCCACTGTAGACGACACCCACCGTGAAGTGCTCGTCGCGCTCACAAAAAATCTCGATGAGAATCGGGAACGATCGCTCGTCGCGCTCGCTGCCGACTTGGTTCGTCCGGATGACGGTCGTGTGGTTGTCGTTCGGTTCGAAGAGGTCCCTGATCAGGCCCCCCTCACGGAGAATATGACGGTTCAATCGCCGTCCGATATCTCGTACGAAACGCGAATTGAATCGCTCTCGACCGAGTTAGACATCGATATTGAAGCTGACGAGATCGTGAGCCACGACACGAAACATGCGATCGTCAACTTCGCGGGCAATCGGGGAGTAGATACAATCGTCGCCGAACACGAGCCACTTCGGCTTCGGTCCCGACTGTTCGGCGATCCGATCGACTGGGTTGTTCGGCATGCCCCGTGTGATGTGCTTCTCGTGGATAATCTCGGATACGAACGGCCAGCGCATGTCGCTCTCTCCGGAGACGGTGGCCCGTACCCGCCGCTGTCAGTGAACGTTGCCGAAGCAATCGCCGCTGCGAACGACGGTGACATTTCACTCTGGTATCCTGCCGAGCGGAAGGACACTGCCCAGTACAAGCGGACGATCGATGACTACCAGTCCGAACTCTCCGAGATGCTCTCCGTTCCGGTCCGTGCGAAATCCATCAGAGCTGATGGGGGGAGGCCATCGAACTCTGATGTAGTAGTGCGTCGTGGCACCGACGAGAGAATGCGCAATATACTGTTCGATGACCGTCCGGTCTTCCCAAGCCCGGGATGTACGACGATCACTGTGTATCCCCGCGAGTCACGTCGACCACGGTTCGCACAGCGACTACTCGAACGCCTTACATTCTGA
- a CDS encoding potassium channel family protein — protein MDKWQRRTVFYSLLLIGVMLIYAVLYHHGMRIYEGENLTFLHSLQVVVETFTTTGFGSDAPWDSPEMNALVIVMDLTGVALIFMALPVLAFPLLGEVLSTTVPKSVDNGVDDHVVICSYTPRAEALIAELGSWDVDYVIVEPDRDRATELYEDDYRVIHEDPESVAGLEQAGLTAARALVADVSDQVDASIVLTAQEVAEDVPIISVVEEPDRRAYHRLAGADEVLSPRPILGESLASKVTTSVTADLGEAVEIGDDFEIAELPIHRGSRLVGRTLANSGIREQAGVNVIGAWFRGEFETPPSPDATLTNGTVLLVTGREDQLEQLKKLTLSEVRRFDRGNTVVIGYGQVGRTITSAFDEAGLPYTVVDQTEVEGVDVVGDAIEPDTLQEAGIDSARSAILALPDDTTAEFATLVIRDVSPQTEIIARAEETESVQKMYRAGADYVLSLATVSGRMIASTILEDEDVLSLDQQVEVVRTHAPKLVGQTLGEALVRSKTGCTVVGVERDGTVITDVGPDLRVESDDELVIAGTDDGIRRFNEQMT, from the coding sequence ATGGACAAATGGCAGCGACGGACTGTTTTCTATTCGCTCCTTCTCATCGGGGTGATGCTCATCTACGCGGTCCTCTATCATCATGGAATGCGAATCTACGAAGGAGAGAATCTCACGTTCCTCCATTCTTTGCAGGTCGTTGTTGAAACCTTTACCACGACTGGGTTCGGGTCAGATGCCCCCTGGGACAGCCCCGAGATGAACGCGCTAGTCATCGTGATGGACCTCACCGGCGTGGCTCTCATCTTCATGGCGCTTCCCGTATTGGCGTTCCCGTTGCTCGGGGAGGTCCTCTCGACGACGGTCCCGAAATCGGTCGACAACGGAGTCGATGACCACGTCGTCATCTGCTCGTACACCCCCCGTGCCGAGGCGCTCATCGCCGAACTCGGATCTTGGGACGTCGACTACGTCATCGTCGAACCGGATCGTGACCGTGCGACTGAACTCTACGAGGATGACTATCGCGTCATTCACGAGGATCCCGAATCAGTGGCTGGTCTCGAACAGGCAGGACTCACAGCCGCTCGGGCACTCGTCGCCGACGTCTCTGACCAGGTGGATGCAAGTATCGTCTTGACCGCCCAAGAGGTCGCCGAAGACGTGCCGATAATCAGTGTCGTCGAGGAGCCCGATCGAAGGGCGTATCATCGCCTCGCAGGTGCCGATGAGGTACTCTCTCCGCGACCGATCCTCGGCGAGAGTCTCGCGTCGAAAGTAACGACATCCGTCACAGCCGATCTGGGAGAGGCGGTCGAAATCGGCGACGACTTCGAGATCGCAGAACTCCCGATCCATCGGGGCAGTCGACTCGTGGGCAGGACGCTCGCTAACAGCGGGATTCGCGAGCAGGCGGGCGTCAACGTCATCGGGGCGTGGTTCCGCGGTGAGTTCGAGACCCCACCATCCCCGGATGCGACGCTCACGAACGGCACAGTGCTCCTCGTCACTGGACGTGAGGACCAACTCGAACAGCTTAAAAAACTCACTCTCTCGGAGGTGCGACGCTTCGACCGCGGGAACACAGTCGTCATCGGATATGGACAGGTCGGCCGCACGATCACTAGTGCTTTCGATGAAGCCGGCCTGCCGTACACGGTGGTCGACCAGACAGAAGTGGAGGGTGTCGACGTCGTCGGTGACGCGATCGAACCGGACACCCTTCAAGAAGCGGGGATCGACAGTGCCCGGTCGGCGATCCTGGCGCTGCCCGACGACACGACGGCAGAATTTGCCACGCTCGTGATTCGAGACGTGAGTCCGCAGACGGAGATCATCGCCAGGGCCGAGGAAACAGAGAGCGTCCAGAAGATGTACCGGGCCGGCGCTGACTACGTCCTCTCACTTGCCACCGTCAGCGGCCGGATGATCGCATCGACCATCCTCGAAGACGAAGACGTGCTGTCGTTAGATCAGCAGGTCGAAGTCGTCCGCACGCATGCCCCCAAGCTGGTCGGACAGACGCTCGGCGAAGCACTAGTCCGATCGAAGACCGGCTGTACAGTCGTCGGTGTCGAGCGTGACGGCACCGTGATCACCGACGTGGGTCCGGATCTCCGCGTCGAATCCGACGATGAACTCGTCATCGCCGGTACTGACGACGGAATCCGACGATTCAATGAGCAGATGACCTAA
- a CDS encoding LLM class flavin-dependent oxidoreductase, giving the protein MDLSVVDLSPVPNDGTGTEAYANTVEAAKRAEQLGYSRFWVAEHHGMADSIAGVAPEVLMGYLAGETDSIRLGSGAVLLNHYSPFKVAEQFGVLDALAPGRIDAGLGRANGSPAADRALGTDRHVQHPDADHAEKIEAVVNHLYDDYPDGHPYSDLQIPRSGKDVPVPWVLGSSPSSAEIAATLGLPYCFAAFIRPQLASHSFETYREQFQSSSLAGSVDEPHGMIAVNAVCAETDEEAARLRAVAEASYKRMQRGVVGTRPSIDEAVDELGGVPDPTPPTLSTNEWPRAISGSPGTLAGLLEQLAARVGVDEVMIQHIHADHEDALQSHELLADGVGLR; this is encoded by the coding sequence ATGGACCTTTCTGTCGTCGATCTGTCTCCCGTTCCGAACGATGGGACGGGGACAGAAGCGTACGCCAACACCGTCGAGGCCGCCAAACGGGCCGAGCAACTCGGCTACTCACGGTTCTGGGTGGCCGAGCACCACGGCATGGCCGACTCCATCGCTGGGGTAGCTCCCGAAGTGCTGATGGGCTATCTCGCCGGCGAAACGGACTCGATCCGGCTCGGATCCGGTGCGGTGCTCCTCAACCACTACAGCCCGTTCAAGGTCGCCGAACAGTTCGGTGTACTTGACGCGCTCGCGCCGGGACGTATTGACGCGGGTCTTGGGCGGGCGAACGGATCGCCTGCTGCTGACCGGGCACTCGGAACGGACCGACACGTCCAGCATCCCGATGCGGATCATGCAGAGAAGATCGAAGCCGTCGTCAACCATCTCTACGACGACTATCCCGACGGACATCCCTACAGCGACTTACAGATACCCCGTTCGGGTAAGGACGTCCCCGTTCCGTGGGTGCTTGGATCGAGTCCGTCGAGCGCGGAGATTGCAGCTACACTCGGGCTCCCGTACTGTTTTGCGGCATTCATTCGACCACAGCTCGCTTCCCACTCGTTCGAGACGTACCGCGAGCAGTTCCAGTCATCGTCACTGGCCGGCAGTGTCGACGAACCCCACGGAATGATCGCTGTCAACGCAGTCTGTGCAGAGACCGACGAGGAGGCGGCGCGGCTTCGGGCCGTGGCCGAGGCGTCGTACAAGCGTATGCAACGCGGTGTCGTCGGCACGAGGCCGTCCATCGACGAAGCCGTTGACGAACTCGGTGGGGTTCCCGACCCAACCCCTCCGACGCTCTCCACGAACGAGTGGCCGCGTGCAATCTCGGGTAGCCCGGGAACGCTCGCCGGGCTACTGGAGCAACTCGCTGCCCGTGTCGGTGTCGATGAGGTGATGATCCAACACATCCATGCAGACCACGAGGATGCGCTCCAGTCGCACGAATTACTGGCCGATGGCGTCGGACTCCGTTAG
- a CDS encoding FAD-dependent oxidoreductase, translating to MPEVLVIGGGPAGLRTALFTAKNGLDTTVFDTDETWMHNAHLFNYPGIGSADGSNVRVTLREQVDDFDVDRHQETPVTAVSPTDDGFVVETADADNEYTADYVVLATGANRELTDELDCVCTDEEVIDADVTMETSVEDAYPTGAMVRVEEWQAVISTGDGAAAALNILTKENGEQFHDFDVPAVDFLSTWLSTASARIRPYSCCSRSGTPIA from the coding sequence GTGCCAGAGGTACTCGTTATCGGCGGCGGACCAGCGGGCCTCAGGACCGCATTGTTCACGGCGAAGAACGGCCTCGATACGACGGTCTTCGACACCGACGAGACGTGGATGCATAACGCTCATCTGTTCAATTACCCCGGAATCGGGTCGGCTGACGGATCGAACGTCAGAGTCACGCTCCGTGAACAGGTCGACGATTTCGATGTCGACCGTCACCAAGAGACCCCGGTCACTGCCGTTTCACCCACCGATGACGGATTCGTCGTCGAGACTGCTGATGCTGACAACGAGTATACGGCGGACTACGTCGTGCTCGCGACCGGGGCAAATCGTGAACTCACCGACGAACTCGACTGTGTATGCACCGACGAAGAGGTTATCGACGCAGACGTAACGATGGAAACGTCAGTCGAAGACGCCTACCCAACGGGTGCGATGGTCCGGGTCGAGGAGTGGCAAGCCGTCATCTCCACTGGTGACGGCGCGGCTGCCGCGCTCAATATCCTCACGAAAGAGAACGGCGAGCAATTCCACGACTTCGACGTGCCAGCGGTGGACTTCCTGTCGACATGGTTGTCGACCGCGTCCGCTCGCATCCGACCCTACTCGTGTTGTTCGCGTTCGGGTACACCGATCGCCTGA
- a CDS encoding formate/nitrite transporter family protein produces MTSDSDQGPTGATLSSRNILEREMENALKEINRPVKGVFLSGVSAGLNLSFGALFMAMVLTFSGGFDSVLTKQVALAGISAIAFLFVVVGQTELFTAHTTMAVLPLLDGRASLGEVARLWSVVYSANLLGCAAFVGLTAVISSQMGIAEPASFGSLADALLGVPWWVILLSGVIAGWLMGLATWLSAASRDTIGRVVLVLLVTASIGFGPFHHSILGTTEVLSAMVLTGTVSVTEFGSFLLFTTLGNVIGGAIFVGLLNYGHVALAGEDQDIEFESKRDEDA; encoded by the coding sequence ATGACTTCCGACTCTGACCAGGGCCCGACCGGCGCTACGCTCTCGTCTCGTAATATCCTCGAACGGGAGATGGAGAACGCGCTCAAAGAGATCAACCGGCCAGTCAAAGGCGTGTTTCTCTCGGGAGTTTCAGCGGGCCTCAATCTGAGCTTTGGGGCGCTCTTCATGGCGATGGTCTTGACGTTTTCCGGTGGTTTCGACTCGGTGCTCACGAAACAGGTTGCACTGGCTGGTATCTCTGCGATCGCGTTTTTGTTCGTCGTCGTCGGGCAGACGGAACTGTTCACCGCACACACGACGATGGCGGTCCTCCCGCTGCTGGACGGCCGTGCATCGCTGGGAGAGGTCGCCCGTCTCTGGAGTGTGGTATACTCCGCAAATCTCCTCGGGTGTGCTGCATTCGTCGGATTGACCGCAGTGATTAGCTCGCAGATGGGAATCGCTGAACCGGCCTCGTTCGGATCGCTCGCCGATGCGCTCTTAGGGGTTCCCTGGTGGGTGATACTCCTCTCCGGTGTTATCGCCGGATGGTTGATGGGGCTGGCGACCTGGCTCTCAGCCGCGAGTCGGGATACAATCGGCCGAGTCGTGCTCGTGTTACTCGTAACAGCGTCGATCGGCTTCGGACCGTTTCACCACTCAATCCTCGGAACGACGGAAGTACTCTCCGCGATGGTTCTGACGGGGACTGTTTCCGTAACCGAGTTCGGGTCATTCCTGCTCTTCACTACACTTGGAAACGTCATCGGAGGCGCGATTTTCGTCGGCTTACTCAACTATGGTCACGTCGCACTGGCTGGCGAAGATCAGGATATCGAGTTCGAATCCAAGAGAGATGAGGACGCGTGA
- a CDS encoding TetR/AcrR family transcriptional regulator has translation MTEPSDRTFSETEGAIMEATYRALREHGYADLTIKRISDEYGKSTAAVHYYYDTKDELLAAFLDYLLKRFVDSIHHIDTTDPEERLELLLDELLVKPQENPDLSIALLEMRSQAPYKATFSERFQQNDEYVRYMLKAVVNHGIDEGVFNDVDADHVTRSLMTIVDGGRTRAVVLDDLTELETARQTAREYVDAMLR, from the coding sequence ATGACCGAACCATCGGACCGAACGTTCTCGGAAACTGAGGGGGCGATTATGGAGGCAACATACCGGGCTCTACGCGAACACGGATACGCTGATCTCACGATCAAACGGATTTCGGACGAATACGGGAAATCCACGGCTGCAGTGCACTACTATTACGACACGAAGGACGAACTCCTCGCGGCCTTTCTCGATTATCTCCTGAAACGATTCGTCGATTCGATTCACCACATCGATACAACCGACCCGGAGGAACGACTGGAGTTGCTGCTCGACGAACTCCTCGTCAAACCACAGGAGAACCCGGACCTCTCTATTGCGTTGCTAGAAATGCGGAGTCAGGCGCCGTACAAGGCGACGTTCAGTGAGCGCTTCCAGCAGAACGACGAATACGTTCGGTATATGCTCAAAGCAGTCGTTAACCACGGAATCGATGAAGGCGTGTTCAACGACGTCGACGCTGACCACGTAACTCGCTCACTGATGACCATCGTCGATGGTGGCCGGACTCGGGCAGTGGTGTTGGATGACCTCACGGAGCTCGAAACGGCACGACAAACAGCACGTGAGTACGTCGATGCGATGTTACGGTAG
- a CDS encoding helix-turn-helix domain-containing protein: MPQANLTITIPNGIWIGDISRGHPNASVRILAALTGEDSGVGLAEITASDVMDIVTDVQTSDSVTELEILQRSENTVLLQFETTMPLLLFPVQDSGVPLEMPFTINDGQAEWEITAPQHRLSELGTQLREFGIPFTVNEVHHRIEPEQLLTARQLSLVHTAVEHGYYDTPRQCSLTELAEDIGLAKSTCSETLHRAEEKITKQFLENIDEATIESVCP; the protein is encoded by the coding sequence ATGCCACAAGCCAACCTCACAATTACGATCCCCAACGGGATCTGGATTGGTGATATCTCTCGAGGACATCCGAACGCCAGTGTACGAATATTGGCTGCTCTTACAGGTGAGGACTCCGGCGTAGGCCTCGCAGAGATCACAGCTTCCGACGTAATGGATATCGTCACCGACGTTCAGACCAGCGATTCAGTAACTGAACTCGAAATCCTGCAACGGTCGGAGAACACAGTCCTCCTGCAGTTCGAGACGACGATGCCTCTTTTGCTCTTTCCAGTTCAGGACTCCGGTGTTCCACTGGAGATGCCGTTTACGATCAATGACGGACAGGCCGAATGGGAGATCACGGCACCACAACACCGTCTCTCCGAACTCGGCACCCAGCTGAGGGAATTCGGGATACCGTTCACGGTGAACGAAGTACATCATCGCATTGAGCCTGAGCAATTACTGACAGCACGGCAACTGAGTCTCGTACACACAGCTGTCGAGCACGGCTACTACGACACGCCTCGTCAGTGCTCACTCACTGAGCTTGCAGAAGACATCGGGCTCGCCAAATCGACGTGTAGCGAGACGCTCCACCGGGCTGAAGAGAAGATAACGAAACAGTTTCTCGAGAATATCGATGAAGCGACCATCGAATCGGTCTGCCCATGA
- a CDS encoding DUF2249 domain-containing protein — MNPDAADDKTRKLDARDIDGEPFDQIMSALDSLPEDGTLVLINSFEPEPLYSVLERRGYTYMTSQAADDEWRVTITTA, encoded by the coding sequence ATGAATCCAGACGCAGCGGATGATAAGACTCGAAAATTAGATGCCAGGGACATCGATGGTGAACCTTTCGACCAGATTATGAGTGCACTTGATTCACTTCCCGAGGATGGTACGCTTGTCCTGATCAATAGCTTCGAACCAGAACCGCTCTACTCGGTGCTTGAACGGCGTGGATACACATATATGACGTCACAGGCAGCGGATGACGAATGGCGTGTGACGATCACCACAGCGTGA
- a CDS encoding DUF2249 domain-containing protein, giving the protein MSDTRLDVRDIPPAERHPKIHSAFAELESGDSLTLINDHEPKPLFYEMKAEVEAFDADGYTVEHRGPAEYIAIFPKN; this is encoded by the coding sequence ATGTCCGATACAAGGCTTGATGTCCGAGATATCCCGCCAGCGGAACGGCATCCGAAGATCCACAGCGCCTTCGCCGAGCTCGAAAGCGGAGACAGTCTAACGCTAATCAACGATCACGAACCCAAACCACTGTTCTACGAGATGAAAGCAGAGGTCGAGGCGTTCGACGCCGATGGGTATACGGTCGAACACCGTGGACCGGCGGAGTACATCGCGATATTTCCGAAGAATTGA
- a CDS encoding RNA-guided endonuclease InsQ/TnpB family protein yields the protein MGRTVRTFEAMITTQQQVRDDLDQLGWAASKLWNVGRYYAQEQWDETGEIPDDRELKAELKRHERYTDLHSQSSQRFLRELAEAFNGWFSKRRNGDDRARPPGYRKHGDSHPRSTVSFKTAGFKHDAQFARVRLSKGRNLKQHRSDFILCEYQIRPDVDLTEWDIQQVRAVYTRDEWQLQFVCRTVIDPKPTGSEVAGVDLGMCNFAAVSFGGDSVLYPGGALKEDEYYFLKQKAKCDDSSSREATRLDRKRTGRRTHFLHALSKTIVEECVERGVGTLVVGNLGGIREDDVSSESRNWGDHGNLDLHGWAFDRFTTLLDYKAKAEGIDMELVSERDTSKSCSACGHTDDNQRVERGLYVCEKCDTVANADVNGAESIRQKVLPSLATDGGDRDNGWLAQPAVHLFDRSEGCFAPRAQAANREL from the coding sequence ATGGGTCGAACCGTCCGAACATTCGAGGCTATGATTACGACTCAGCAACAGGTTCGTGACGACCTCGACCAACTCGGATGGGCCGCCTCAAAACTCTGGAACGTCGGTCGCTACTATGCACAAGAACAGTGGGACGAAACAGGCGAGATTCCCGATGACAGGGAACTCAAAGCCGAACTCAAACGCCACGAACGCTACACGGACTTACATTCTCAATCCAGTCAGCGATTTCTTCGAGAACTCGCTGAAGCGTTCAACGGCTGGTTCAGTAAGCGTCGGAACGGCGACGACCGTGCCCGACCCCCTGGCTACCGCAAACACGGAGACTCCCACCCGCGTTCAACCGTGTCGTTCAAAACGGCTGGCTTCAAGCACGACGCACAGTTCGCCCGTGTTCGTCTCTCGAAAGGTCGCAACCTCAAACAACACCGTTCGGACTTCATCCTCTGCGAGTACCAGATTCGCCCCGATGTTGACCTGACCGAGTGGGACATTCAACAGGTTCGTGCGGTCTACACGCGCGACGAGTGGCAGCTTCAGTTCGTCTGTCGCACCGTCATCGACCCGAAACCGACGGGCAGCGAGGTTGCTGGTGTTGACCTCGGGATGTGCAATTTCGCCGCTGTCTCCTTCGGTGGTGACTCAGTGTTGTACCCCGGCGGTGCACTCAAAGAGGACGAATACTACTTCCTGAAGCAGAAAGCCAAGTGCGACGATTCCTCGTCTCGTGAAGCAACTCGGCTTGACCGCAAGCGAACGGGTCGCCGGACACACTTCTTGCACGCACTCTCGAAAACAATCGTGGAGGAGTGTGTCGAACGGGGTGTCGGAACCCTTGTCGTCGGCAATCTCGGGGGTATCCGAGAAGATGACGTGAGCAGTGAGTCCCGCAACTGGGGCGACCACGGCAACCTCGACTTGCATGGGTGGGCGTTCGACCGCTTCACGACACTGCTCGACTACAAGGCGAAAGCCGAAGGCATCGATATGGAGTTGGTGTCGGAACGCGATACATCGAAGTCGTGTTCGGCGTGCGGCCACACCGACGACAATCAGCGTGTTGAACGTGGGTTGTACGTCTGTGAGAAGTGCGATACGGTTGCGAACGCGGACGTGAATGGTGCAGAGAGTATTCGGCAAAAGGTACTCCCGAGTCTCGCCACAGATGGCGGCGATAGGGATAACGGCTGGTTGGCACAGCCAGCGGTTCACCTGTTCGACCGTAGTGAGGGCTGTTTCGCCCCACGAGCACAGGCTGCTAACCGCGAACTGTAA
- a CDS encoding DUF2249 domain-containing protein — MIDAPAIISKTSAPDNHPWETLDARDLPPPQPLQNTLERLADLDTGTVLVQLNDRAPQHLYPKLTDRGYEYETLEMDGIVATVIWRG, encoded by the coding sequence ATGATAGACGCGCCCGCGATCATATCGAAGACGTCTGCGCCGGACAACCATCCATGGGAGACGCTGGACGCGAGAGACCTGCCCCCACCACAGCCACTTCAGAACACACTAGAGCGGTTAGCCGACTTAGACACGGGCACAGTTCTCGTTCAGTTGAACGACCGTGCGCCACAACACCTGTACCCGAAATTAACTGACCGTGGGTACGAGTACGAGACGCTTGAGATGGACGGGATCGTCGCTACGGTCATCTGGCGCGGGTGA
- a CDS encoding glutamyl-tRNA reductase, translating into MNPKSSSPQSDHDEIDPEIVRQAIRVRAEDIKRREVERAFNRLEACGTFTTEQRQIITQMATTITDEILTAPESMLAKASESDPEAVRIAIELFHPDGKRRE; encoded by the coding sequence ATGAACCCGAAATCGTCCTCGCCACAATCCGACCACGATGAGATCGACCCGGAGATTGTTCGGCAAGCGATTCGGGTTCGTGCCGAGGACATCAAACGACGAGAAGTCGAACGGGCATTCAATCGACTCGAAGCGTGTGGGACGTTCACCACCGAACAGCGTCAAATCATCACCCAAATGGCAACGACGATTACGGACGAGATACTGACAGCTCCGGAGTCGATGCTTGCAAAGGCCTCTGAATCCGATCCAGAGGCGGTACGCATCGCCATTGAACTCTTCCATCCAGATGGGAAACGACGGGAGTGA